The sequence GGCGGCCTGCGCCTGGATCTCCGCCAGGCCCGGCATGGCGGGCTCCTCGGCCAGAATCTGCACGACCCCTTGCGCGGCGCGGCGCAGGCCGTAGGGGTCACTCGAGCCGGAGGGCAGGATTCCGAGGCCCACGTAGCCCACGAGCGTGTCCAGACGGTCGGCGACGGCGAGGATGCGGCCGATGGGCGTTGCCGGGAGCGTGTCGCCCGCCGAGCGGGGCAGGTAGTGCTCCGCGATGGCATCGGCGACGGCCGGCTCCTCGCCGGCCAGGAGGGCGTACTCGCGACCCATGATCCCCTGGAGCGAGGGAAGCTCGACCACCATCTGGCTGGTGAGGTCTGCCTTGGCCAGCGAGGCGGCGCGCACGGCCCGCGCCCGCTCCGCCGCCTCCATGCCGAGCGAGTCCGCGAGCGCGCCGGCCAGCAGTTCCAGGCGGCGGCGCTTCTCGGCCAGGGTGCCGAGCTTCTCCTGGAAGATCAGGCGGCCCAACCCCTCCGCCATGCTCTCCAGTGACCGGTCGCGATCGTGCGCGTAGAAGTAGCGCGCATCGGCGAAGCGCGCCGTCAGCACCCTCTCGTTTCCGGCGCGCACGATGTCCAGGCCCCGGTCGCCGCCGTTGCGCACCGAGATGAAGAGCGGCATGAGGCGGCCCCCGGCATCCTGCACCGGAAAGAAGCGCTGGTGCTTCTTCATGGCCGTCACGAGCACGGGACGCGGAAGCTCCAGGTACGCCGGGTCGAAGCGGCCCATGAGCGCCGTCGGCCACTCCACCAGGTAGGTGTTCTCGTCCAGCAGGCCCTCGTCCCACGGCACGCTGCCGCCTGCGGAGCGCGCGAGCGCGTCGGCCTGCTCGCGGATGGCGCCGCGACGCTTGTCGGCGTCGCAGAGCACCCGCGCGGCGAGGAGGCGCGGGAGCAGGTCGCCGGCCGAGGGCACATCAAACGGCGCCGGGGCAAGGTAGCGGTGGCCGCGCGACTGGCGGCCCGAGCGCACGCCGGCGATCTGGAGCGGCACGACCTCCTCGCCGAGGAGAGCCAGAATCCAGCGGATGGGGCGCACGAAGCGCGGCGAGTCCTGTCCCCAGCGCATCATCTTCGGGAAGGCGAGGCCGCGGGCAGCCTCCGCCAGCAGCGGCCCGAGCACCTCGGCGGCGGGGCGGCCGCGGTCCACCAAGCGCGCCGCCACGTACTCGCCCTGCGGCGTCTCGACGAGCGACAGGGCCTCGACCGGCACGCCCTGCTTGCGCGCGAACCCCTGCGCCGCGCCGGTAGGCCGGCCCATCGGGTCGAACGCCACGGCGCGCGAGGGACCGCGCACCTCGCGCTCGAGGTCCGGCTGCTGCCTCGGGACCGCGC comes from Chthonomonadales bacterium and encodes:
- a CDS encoding glycine--tRNA ligase subunit beta gives rise to the protein MPDLALEIGTEEMPAGAVAAAAEQLRSAVEAALGGARLGAERVSARATPRRLIVTAGAVPRQQPDLEREVRGPSRAVAFDPMGRPTGAAQGFARKQGVPVEALSLVETPQGEYVAARLVDRGRPAAEVLGPLLAEAARGLAFPKMMRWGQDSPRFVRPIRWILALLGEEVVPLQIAGVRSGRQSRGHRYLAPAPFDVPSAGDLLPRLLAARVLCDADKRRGAIREQADALARSAGGSVPWDEGLLDENTYLVEWPTALMGRFDPAYLELPRPVLVTAMKKHQRFFPVQDAGGRLMPLFISVRNGGDRGLDIVRAGNERVLTARFADARYFYAHDRDRSLESMAEGLGRLIFQEKLGTLAEKRRRLELLAGALADSLGMEAAERARAVRAASLAKADLTSQMVVELPSLQGIMGREYALLAGEEPAVADAIAEHYLPRSAGDTLPATPIGRILAVADRLDTLVGYVGLGILPSGSSDPYGLRRAAQGVVQILAEEPAMPGLAEIQAQAASAYRQVNGAAFELDPLCNDLAALFAQRLGAYLDEAGVRYDLVEAALSGGFLYGTVVYGAARRARFLQEVAQAPDFVATVKAAARVASILRSADEAAAAAPVPGKEAIHGGSARSVERAVSILESEGRRVSRGLLAEPAETALYVAACALLADVARCAAGYAYADLYRTLGALRDPVNRFFDDVLVMVDDALLRRNRLALLSFVDTLFKTLADFNRVVVPGA